From the Burkholderia ubonensis subsp. mesacidophila genome, the window GCTTTCGAGCGCGCCGTCGCCGATCGTCGCCACGCTCGCGAGCTTGAGCGGCACCAGTTGCCGGATGTGCCGCTCGATGCGCGGCGCGCAGTCGGGATAGAGGTTCGGGAAACGCGTCTGCGCGACGCGAAAGCACTGCTCGAGCAGCGGATGGTTCGATTCGCCGAACAGCGCCCGGCCGACCACGTCGGCCGGCGCTGTGCGCGCGTGCCGCTCGGGTGCGGGCCCGAGGTCGAGCGCCTTCGGCGCGGGCCGCTCGGCCGGCCGCGACGGGTCGGCCGGCGGCGCGTCGAACGCGAGCCGGCCCGGCGTGCGCGCGGGCGCGCCGTCGAACTCGAGCGGCTTCGGCTCGTCAGGCTGGCGGGTCATCGATGCATCCCGCCCGGCGCGCCGGTGGCCCGTGCGCCGGGCTGCCGGCTGTCAGACCACGCCGCCGTAGGCCCGGACGAAATCGCCGAGGCCGCGGTTGTAGCCCGCGCCGACCGCCTTGAACATGAAATGGCCGTCGCGCCGGTAGAAGCTGCCGACCTGCACCGACGTCTCCATCGAGAAGTCCTCTTCGAGCGCATACTTCGCGATCACGGCGCCCGTCACCTCGTCGGCGATCTGGATGTAGCTGTTGCGCACCTGCCCGAAGTTCTGGCGGCGCGCGGCGGCCTGGTCGATCGTGACGACCACCGAGATTTCCTCGACGTCCGCCGCGAGCTTCGTCACGTCGATGAAGATCACCTCGTCGTCCCCGTCGCCGCTGCCGGTGCGGTTGTCGCCGCTATGGACGACGCCGAGGCACTTCGACGCCGGCATCCCGCGCTTCGGGAAATCGTCGCCGGGCTGGATGAAGGTGTCCGTGCGTTCCATCGTGCGCACTTCGCTGTTGTAGAACACGAAGTGCTGGTCGGAGATCAGCTTCGGATTGTTCTGCGCGTCGTACTTGCACAGGAACACCGACACGTCGAGATCGAAATCCGCCCCCGTGTCCGTCGCGTTCGCATCCCAACCGAGGCCGATGCGGAATTTCTGCGTGCCGGGCGCCTCTTTCGACAGGTTGAGGCGACCGCCCTTCGACAAATTGATCATCTGATCATCTCCTGCTGGCATCC encodes:
- a CDS encoding TerD family protein, coding for MINLSKGGRLNLSKEAPGTQKFRIGLGWDANATDTGADFDLDVSVFLCKYDAQNNPKLISDQHFVFYNSEVRTMERTDTFIQPGDDFPKRGMPASKCLGVVHSGDNRTGSGDGDDEVIFIDVTKLAADVEEISVVVTIDQAAARRQNFGQVRNSYIQIADEVTGAVIAKYALEEDFSMETSVQVGSFYRRDGHFMFKAVGAGYNRGLGDFVRAYGGVV